One Onthophagus taurus isolate NC chromosome 11, IU_Otau_3.0, whole genome shotgun sequence genomic window carries:
- the LOC111413399 gene encoding PRA1 family protein 3-like, whose amino-acid sequence MFKPAKDNGIKFPPFRTMDDFVLGSARFQMPNFKDIDKWGYRVKNNLLYYQSNYFIMSFLIFAAITAVRPVKMVCGLAIISIFILILWYITNENSRMIRFKQNNPIVATLLILGGIYLVINKFDCMVMLFIGIISPILAILIHSSIRLRSIKNKLVNQAENCKLMQTPMGFFLKELELCTDLF is encoded by the exons atgtttaaacCGGCGAAGGATAATGGGATAAAATTCCCCCCATTTCGAACGATGGATGATTTTGTGCTGGGTTCAGCTCGATTTCAGATGccaaattttaaagatatcgATAAATGGGGTTACAGAGTAAAGAATAATTTGCTATATTATCAatccaattattttattatgtcatttttgatattcGCCGCAATTac AGCTGTGCGTCCAGTTAAAATGGTTTGCGGTCTTGCTATTATcagcatttttattttaatattgtggTATATTACCAATGAAAACTCGAGGATGATTCGTTTTAAACAGAATAACCCTATTGTGGCAACATTGTTAATTTTAGGTGGAATTTATCTCGTCATAAATAAATTCGACTGTATGGTGATGTTGTTTATCGGTATTATATCCCCGATTTTAg CAATATTAATTCATTCTTCTATACGGTTGagaagtataaaaaataaattggtgaACCAAGCAGAAAATTGTAAGCTTATGCAAACTCCGATGGgattttttcttaaagaaCTTGAACTTTGCACAGATCTGTTTTAG